The following nucleotide sequence is from Pedobacter sp. PACM 27299.
TCAAAATCTACGTTCTTTGGTAAAAAGTCTTCTCCAATCCCTTCCGTAATGTAAGGATAGATCTCATTCTTATCTAAAATGCCTGTTTCTTTATATTTCTTAAATACCGATCCATAAGTATCAATACCCCAGATCTTAATATCAGGATTCTGCTCTTTCAAATATTTCCCTGTACCAGAAATGGTACCACCAGTACCTACCCCAACCACTAAATGCGTGATCTTTCCTTCAGTTTGTGCCCAGATTTCAGGTCCCGTCTGCTCATAATGTGCCTGAGAATTAGCCAGGTTATCATATTGATTCGGTTTCCATGAATTCGGAACTTCACGTTCTAAACGCGAAGAAACTGAATAATAAGATCTTGGATCTTCAGGTTCTACGTTCGTCGGACAAACGATCACTTCCGCACCAAAAGCACGTAAAGCATCTACTTTCTCCTTAGACTGCTTATCTGTAGTCGTGAAAATACATTTATAGCCCTTAATAATTGCCGCCATAGCCAGGCCCATCCCGGTATTTCCAGAAGTACCTTCTATGATCGTTCCACCCGGTTTAAGCTTACCGCTCTTCTCCGCGTCTTCAATCATTTTAACTGCCATACGATCCTTAATCGAATTACCAGGGTTGGTACTTTCAACTTTCGCCAATACCGTAGCCGGAATTTCTTTCGTAATGTTATTCAATTTTACCAGTGGTGTATTACCAATGGTTTCCAAAATATTATTGTACCACATGGTTACAAAAATACAAATTGGTGCTTAGAATTCTATTTATAAAACATAATTCAATATTTAATATTGTAAAAAACAATTAAACAAAATAACATTTTAATCTACTAGTCCAATAGACTTATCTACCATCTATTATATAGGTAAATGAAGAATATCTCAATTGAGCCGATACCGTTTCCCCGGCAAAGAAGTCAGCAAGCCCTCGATTTCCAGCGTCAATAAATGCAATAATAACTTACTTTGGGGAAGTCCTATCTGATGGGTCAGCGCATCAAGTTCCATCTCCGAAACCTTTAACACCTTCAATATCTGTACTTCTATATCAGAAAGATCGGCTGGCAACTCTGTTGGCACAACTGCTTTATATTCCTCCCAGCCTAAAAAATAAGGAAGGTCTTTCGCATGGCTAATTAGCCCGGCTCTATTTGTCTTAATCAAGAAATTACAACCTTCAGAATAAATATCCGTTGTTCTTCCTGGAAAAGCATACACATCCCTATGGTAAGAATTGGCCAGATCAGCCGTAATGAGCGCCCCGCCTTTGGATGCTGCCTCTACCACAATTGTCACATCCGAGATCCCTGCAATAATCCGGTTGCGCTTAGGAAAATTCTCCTTATCAGGATTAGTGTACGGAGGGAATTCCGTTAACAGGCCCCCATTCAACACCATTTTTTGAGCAGCAGGACCATGCACTTGAGGATACATCCGGTCTAAACCATGCGCCAGTACCCCTACCGTCGGAATACCTTGCGCTAAACTTTCCTGATGCGCGCAAATGTCAATGCCATAGGCGAGTCCGCTTACAATCAGTACGTCATAAGGTGCCAGCACTTCTGCCAATTGCTTACAGAGCATCTTACCGTAGCTAGTGGCCATACGAGTTCCTACTATACTAATAATGCGTGGATGATTCAGGTTTGCAGTCCCACGATAATAAAGTAGGATTGGCGCATCATCACAGTTTCGCAATCTTGATGGATAATCATCATCCGTATAAAACAGCACCTTCACCTGATATTTCTCTATAAACTTCAGTTGTTCTTTCGCTTTTAATAGTGCGTTCTTCCCTAAAATATGTTCTGCAGTAATGAGGCCAACTCCCGGAACCTGCATCAATGCTTTCTTATCCGCTTTAAATACCGCTTCCGGTGTGATAAAATGGGTCAACAGATGTTTAGCAGTAACATGCCCAACATTTTGGATCATACTCAGGGCAATTTTATAAATTAAGCTCATTGGTCTAACTTATATTTTATCTATTGGATTATCACAATATCTATTAGATTATCACAATGTTTACTGTAATTCTGCTTCTATTCGTAAAAAGAGGTTTCGGCGTCAACGACTGGAATCTTTTACGCTGAAGGAGCGCAAAATTTCCTAGGTCGTTTCCCGCAAAATCTCTTTTTACTAACTCATACTGCACAATTAAGATAAACCTGATCTGATATTGGAGGGGGCATTGCCAAAGCAGCATAGAGGCGATGAAGAGCGATTAGTCTTATCGTTTATATGGATAAACCTGACGCGTTATTGGAGGGCGCATTGCCAAAGCAGAGAGGCGATGAAGAGCCGTTAGTCTTTATCGTTTATATGGATAAACATGATGCGATATTGGAGTAGTCATTGCCAAAACATGCACAATGAAAGAGATGACAAGAAAGCTTTAGAAAACTTAGCCAATAGAAAGTTTCCCTGTGATGAACGCATGTAGCCCCGAAAAAAAAGCAGTTTGCTCTTTGAAGACATTCGAAGATTTGCCCTTCAGCAAATATTCGGGGATGAAAAGAGTAACTGCTTTTTTATAAAGGTCTCTCAAAGAAAAGAACCCTTACTATTGTGGAATATACATCACATACTTAGTATCGAAGAACTCTTCTTTAAAGTAATCTGAAAGCGGATAAAGCTCGGCTTTCAACCTTGTTTCTTTAATTTCTTCGGCCAGATCACCACCTTTAAGGTAGAGAATCCCGTTTGCAATTGCATTTTTAGAATCTTTATTGAACTTATCTTTTACCCAAGGATAGAAATCAATCAGGCGTGTCACCGCTCTTGAAACAACAAAATCATATTTATCGCTCACTTGTTCTGCTCTCAGGTGACTGGCTTTAACATTCTTCAATCCTAAACCAGCAGCAACTTCCGTAACTACTTTGATTTTCTTACCGATAGAATCTACCAGGTGAAATTGTGTTTCCGGGAACATTATGGCTAATGGAATCCCAGGAAAACCACCACCAGTACCTACATCAAGCACTTTAGTACCAGGCTTGAATGTACAAAACTTAGCGATACCCAAAGAATGAAGGATATGGCGTACATATAACTCTTCAATATCTTTTCTGGAGATCACATTGATCTGGGCGTTCCAGAAACTGTATAAATCATATAACTGATCGAATTGAGCAATTTGCTCTTCAGTCAGATCTTTAAAATATTCTTGTATTAGCGTTGATCTTATTTCCACTTTACCTTTTTTACAAATATAGACAGAATGCCATTAAACACGAGGAAAATGAATAAGAGAATGTCCAGAATCGGGAAACACCACCTTAAATCACTATAATTTAGCCGCTTTAAAATGCGGGGATAGATAAAACAGCGGATCACAATGCTCAGCCCCAGAATCCCCAATGCCGGGTACAATGTGGCTTTAAAGAACAATAATCCTGTGAAGAAAGCATAAAATAGAAACTGGAAGATGATCTGACAGGAAAGAATGAACTTATGCTTTCTTTTATATAATTTTCCAGCACCGAAGTGGCGTTTTTTTTGTCTTAGGTAGCCCCCCCAACTTGTATTTGGTTCCGACCATACCTGTGCATCTTTATTGATTCTAATTTCCGTATTTGCTGCGGTTGCATTTGCATTTACGAACAAATCATCATCACCTGAAGGAATGTGCATGTGTGCTGCAAAGCCTTTATTCTTAAAGAAAAGTGTCTTTTTATAGGCCATATTCCTACCCACTCCCATATAAGGCATTCCTTTTATGGTGTAAGACAGGTAGTTTACTGCGGTAAAGAAGGTCTCAAAACGAATCAATGCGTTTAAAACCCCTCTTTTTCTCATATATGGGGAATACCCTAAAACAATATCGACCTCTGGATCTTCACTTTGCTGCATGCCCATTAACCAGTTTTCTGAGGCTGGCTGACAATCCGCATCTGTAAAGACCAGCCAATCATTGGAAGCGGCTTTAATTCCCATGGTTACTGCAAATTTCTTTCCGGCAATGAACTTTTCACCTTCCCCAATCGTCACAATTTTCAATCGCCTGTGCTGTGATGCAAAGTTTTCTAAAAGTTGCCGTGTACCATCCCATGAGCGATCGTTCACCACAATTACCTCAAAATCAGGGTAATTCTGCGCCAGCACTGAGGGCAGGTAAGCGGTTAAATTGTCGACTTCATTGCGGGCACAAATGACCACGCTTAAAGGTTTCTTTGCCGTTTCAGGTATAGGTTCTACGGGATAAAATGCAAGTTTCAGATGAACGAACAGGCTAAAGTATAATTGTATAAAGAAACAGAAGATAAATGCGCCCAGCAGGCAGGTCTCTAGTAAGGTTAATTCCACGTTGTATTTTTGTAGCCTCCAAATTTCAGGTTTTTAATCTGTAAATTCCTTTATGTGGATAAAAATTTAGGGCCATTTATAGCGTTATTTTTGCTATTTTTGGCAGATTTTAGTGGAGCATACAGATTTATGAAATTTACCTTACAGGCAAAAGATACACATTCAAAAGCACGAGCAGGAACAGTAACAACAGATCATGGGGACATACAAACTCCTATTTTCATGCCTGTAGGCACTGCGGGAACTGTTAAAGCAGTTCATCAACGAGAACTTAAAGAGGATATTGACGCCAAGATTATTCTTGGTAATACCTATCACCTATACCTCAGACCAGGTTTAGACATTATTGAAAGAAGCGGTGGATTGCATAAATTCATTGGCTGGGATCGCCCTATTTTAACAGATAGTGGAGGTTACCAGGTTTATTCTTTGAGTAAAGTAAATAAGATTAAGGAAGAAGGGGTTACTTTCCGTTCCCATATTGACGGTTCAAAACACTTATTTACCCCAGAAAATGCGATGGACATCCAGCGCACGATTGGAGCGGATATCATCATGGCATTTGACGAATGTACGCCATACCCATGTGATTATAAATATGCGGCGAACTCTATCAATATGACCCACCGCTGGTTAAAACGCTGCTGCAAGCGTTTCGACAGTACTGAACCTAAATATGGTTTCAGCCAAACCTTATTTCCTATTGTACAGGGCTCTGTTTATAAAGATTTAAGAAAGAAATCTGCAGAATTTATTGCCAGTATGGATCGTGAGGGAAATGCGATTGGTGGTTTATCTGTTGGAGAACCCGCCGAAGAGATGTACGGCATGACTGAAGTGGTCTGCGACATCTTACCTTATGAGAAACCACGTTATTTAATGGGTGTAGGAACACCAATCAACATCCTGGAAAACATCGCTTTGGGTGTAGATATGTTTGATTGCGTGATGCCAACCAGAAATGCCAGAAATGGAATGTTATTTACCAGAAACGGAATCATTAACATCGGCAACAAGAAATGGGCAGATGACTTCTCTCCTATTGATGCAGAC
It contains:
- a CDS encoding glycosyltransferase, with product MELTLLETCLLGAFIFCFFIQLYFSLFVHLKLAFYPVEPIPETAKKPLSVVICARNEVDNLTAYLPSVLAQNYPDFEVIVVNDRSWDGTRQLLENFASQHRRLKIVTIGEGEKFIAGKKFAVTMGIKAASNDWLVFTDADCQPASENWLMGMQQSEDPEVDIVLGYSPYMRKRGVLNALIRFETFFTAVNYLSYTIKGMPYMGVGRNMAYKKTLFFKNKGFAAHMHIPSGDDDLFVNANATAANTEIRINKDAQVWSEPNTSWGGYLRQKKRHFGAGKLYKRKHKFILSCQIIFQFLFYAFFTGLLFFKATLYPALGILGLSIVIRCFIYPRILKRLNYSDLRWCFPILDILLFIFLVFNGILSIFVKKVKWK
- the dprA gene encoding DNA-processing protein DprA translates to MSLIYKIALSMIQNVGHVTAKHLLTHFITPEAVFKADKKALMQVPGVGLITAEHILGKNALLKAKEQLKFIEKYQVKVLFYTDDDYPSRLRNCDDAPILLYYRGTANLNHPRIISIVGTRMATSYGKMLCKQLAEVLAPYDVLIVSGLAYGIDICAHQESLAQGIPTVGVLAHGLDRMYPQVHGPAAQKMVLNGGLLTEFPPYTNPDKENFPKRNRIIAGISDVTIVVEAASKGGALITADLANSYHRDVYAFPGRTTDIYSEGCNFLIKTNRAGLISHAKDLPYFLGWEEYKAVVPTELPADLSDIEVQILKVLKVSEMELDALTHQIGLPQSKLLLHLLTLEIEGLLTSLPGKRYRLN
- the tgt gene encoding tRNA guanosine(34) transglycosylase Tgt — protein: MKFTLQAKDTHSKARAGTVTTDHGDIQTPIFMPVGTAGTVKAVHQRELKEDIDAKIILGNTYHLYLRPGLDIIERSGGLHKFIGWDRPILTDSGGYQVYSLSKVNKIKEEGVTFRSHIDGSKHLFTPENAMDIQRTIGADIIMAFDECTPYPCDYKYAANSINMTHRWLKRCCKRFDSTEPKYGFSQTLFPIVQGSVYKDLRKKSAEFIASMDREGNAIGGLSVGEPAEEMYGMTEVVCDILPYEKPRYLMGVGTPINILENIALGVDMFDCVMPTRNARNGMLFTRNGIINIGNKKWADDFSPIDADSDLYADQVYSKAYLRHLMHSKEMLGAQIATLHNLHFYLWLVNTAREKIINGEFYAWKNKMVTILGNKL
- the rsmG gene encoding 16S rRNA (guanine(527)-N(7))-methyltransferase RsmG, which translates into the protein MEIRSTLIQEYFKDLTEEQIAQFDQLYDLYSFWNAQINVISRKDIEELYVRHILHSLGIAKFCTFKPGTKVLDVGTGGGFPGIPLAIMFPETQFHLVDSIGKKIKVVTEVAAGLGLKNVKASHLRAEQVSDKYDFVVSRAVTRLIDFYPWVKDKFNKDSKNAIANGILYLKGGDLAEEIKETRLKAELYPLSDYFKEEFFDTKYVMYIPQ
- a CDS encoding pyridoxal-phosphate dependent enzyme, translating into MWYNNILETIGNTPLVKLNNITKEIPATVLAKVESTNPGNSIKDRMAVKMIEDAEKSGKLKPGGTIIEGTSGNTGMGLAMAAIIKGYKCIFTTTDKQSKEKVDALRAFGAEVIVCPTNVEPEDPRSYYSVSSRLEREVPNSWKPNQYDNLANSQAHYEQTGPEIWAQTEGKITHLVVGVGTGGTISGTGKYLKEQNPDIKIWGIDTYGSVFKKYKETGILDKNEIYPYITEGIGEDFLPKNVDFDIIDLFEKVTDKDAALMTRDIARKEGIFVGNSAGSAIAGLLQLKDKLKPEDVVVVIFHDHGSRYMGKMYNEDWLRERGFLKDEKLTARSILSKKESAEIITIDCEKTILEAINNMNALNISQIPVTQQGMVVGKLAESDIIKALLENPSLKSAPVKEIMSSTFPFVDMNTSIDKISSLINKENSAVLVEDEDGRIEIITQYDIINAISA